In Bosea sp. PAMC 26642, the DNA window GGCGTGCTGAGTCAGGTCGCCTCGGCCTTCGGCCGCGTCGAGACGGCGATGTCCTTCTTCATCAACAGCTATCAGTCGATCGCCTCCTATCTCGCCTCGATCAACCGCCTCACCACTTTCGAGGCGGCGATCGCCCAGGCGCAGGCTGCGAGCGCCGGCGAGGCCGGCATCCACCATGCCGCCGCGACCGACACCTCCATGCATATCGGCGGCACCACGCTCGCCTTGCCCAACGGCGCCCCGATCGTCCGCATCCAGGATCTCGATCTCGGCGGCGCCCGTCGGACCCTGCTGGTCGGCCCCTCGGGCTCGGGCAAGTCGACGCTGTTCCGGGCCATCGCCGGCATCTGGCCCTTCGGCGAGGGCAAGGTCGGCATTCCGGCCGGGGCCGACATCATGCTGCTGCCGCAGCGGCCCTATCTGCCGCAGGGCTCGCTCAGGGCGGCGATATCATACCCCTCGGAAGAAGCCGTCTTCGCCGACGCCGACATCAGGGCCGCGATGCAAAAGGTCAATCTCGGCCATCTTGCCGACCGGCTGGACGACGTCGATCTCTGGGGCCAGCGGCTCTCGGGCGGCGAGCAGCAGCGGCTGGCAGTGGCGCGCGCCTTGCTGGCGAAGCCCGACTGGCTCTTCCTCGACGAGGCGACCGCCTCGCTCGACGAGAAGCTCGAGGGCGAGATCTACGCCACCATCGACAAGGAGATGCCTGATACGCGCATCGTCTCGATCGGCCATCGCTCGACCCTGCGCGAAATGCACGACGCGATCGTGAGGATGGAGCCCAACGAGGACGGAACGTTCAGCCCGAAGGCGGTCCAACGCGACGTGCCCGTGCAGGGCTGAAAGCGGGCCTCTTAAATAGCGGGCTCAACACGCTTAGTGCTAACGCGACGTCATTCCGGGCGCAGCGCAGCGAAGACCCGGAATCCATTCCTGGCCTTGCCCGACCCACGTTCCGGCATGGATCCCGGATCGGCGCCGCTAAAGCGGCTTGTCCGGAATGACGGCGAACGTGGAAGGCGTGATATCGCTGAAATCGTTCGACCGATTTCGAGCCATGCTTTCGCGATGAAGGCTGTCAGGCCAAAATGCTACCGTCGGCCAGTGTGGTCAATACTTACATCGCCCGGTCGAATGTCGCCTCGCCGGCTCCGCCCTTGATCACCAGCTTGCCGTTGACCAGATCCCATTTGTTCGCTGCGCGCAGGACGATCAGGAAGCTGCGCTCGAAATCGGACAGGCCCTTGTCGCAGCTGCGCTTGGTCAGCGCCAGCGGCCCGACCGCGAAGCCCTGTTCGCGCAGCGGATAGGCGGCAGCCGAGAAGGTGTTGCAGCCGCCGAAACCAGTGCCGCGCAGATTGGCATCGACCAGCAGCGTCGCCCGTTTGTCGCTGACCGGCTTTCCGTTGAGCGAGGCCGCGCTCCACGAGGAGCCGAACGGAAACGTCTTTTCCTGCACGGCAGCTGGAGGCGG includes these proteins:
- a CDS encoding META domain-containing protein: MTRRLGYAAALATLLAPLLVPGEALAQRRQQMPSRTELGTPPPPAAVQEKTFPFGSSWSAASLNGKPVSDKRATLLVDANLRGTGFGGCNTFSAAAYPLREQGFAVGPLALTKRSCDKGLSDFERSFLIVLRAANKWDLVNGKLVIKGGAGEATFDRAM